Genomic segment of Streptococcus pneumoniae:
AAGGCTGTTTGAGCTTGATTTCAAAAGTATGGTCATCAACAACCTTGTAAGCATCCAACTGTTCTGTAAAGTTAAACCAAGTGTGGTTGCCTTTATTTTCTTCTGAGAAAATGGTGTCAAAGTTGCGTTTGACGTTTTGAGCGGTAAAGCTGGAGCCGTCTGAGAATTTCGCATCGCGAAGCTTGAAGGTATAAGTCTTGCCATCTTCGCTAAGTTTCCAAGATTCTGCAAGCATAGGCTCAATCACGCCATTATCTCCATAGCGGACTAAGCCTTCATAGACCATATCTTGGATGACAAATTGGTCAGGATTGTAGCGGTGAGGATTGACATCCCCAAAGTCTTCTCCCCAAGCAAGAGTAAGGCTATCCTTGCTGCTGGCTGATGGAGCAGCTGCATTTTTCCCTGACTGGCAAGCCACGAGAACCACAGCACATAGAGCTGTGAATAGGAGCAATAATTTCTTTTTCATGTTTTTTCTTTCTAAATATTTAGTAGTTATCTTCTAAATAATCGCGAAGCTCTTCAACAAAAGAGCTTGGAAGTTGCAGATGATCTTGCAAGTCATCTGTGTAGCGCACAATGATATCTTCTTCTCTTTGTTCCACCACTTTTTGAGTCCAGTCAGGATCTAGCAACAGCGCCTTTCCTAGGGCAAACAAGGGAATGCCTGCTGCTAGGACCTGGTTAGCATCCTTACCTGTCTGAATACCTCCAACGCCTATCAAAGGAACACGTTGGTCAATTTTCTTCAAAATCTGATGGACAATAGGCTCACCCTCTTTAGGATTGCGAATCGACGATTGAAAGACTTGATTGACCGACATATGAAGATAATCAACATCTAGGCGAATGAGTTGCTCTAAGAGCTGTAAGGTGTCATAGAGCTGGATACCTGGCTCTTCGATCTCTTCAGGTGAGAAACGATAACCGATGAGAAAAAGTCGATTGGCTTTCTCCTTTACCAAAGCCTTGGCTTTTTTGAGTAAGGTTTTGGCAAACCGCATGCGGTTATTGAGCGTTCCGCCCCACTTGTCCCGACGTCTGTTGGAGTGAGGGGAGAGAAATTGCTGGATCAGATAGGTGTTGGCTCCGTGGAGCTCAACGCCGTCAAATCCTGCTTTGATGGCTCGTCCAATCGCTGCAAGAAAATCATTCATGACCTGATCGACTTCTTCGTAGCTCAGCGCGCGTGGGGTATCTACATAGCCGTGCAAGGCCTTAACAGCACTTGGTGCTACTGGTTGCTGTTCGATCACATCTGGCAGAACCATACGACCTCCGTGATAAAGCTGAAGGACTGCAAGGCTTCCCTTTGCTTGAATAGCTGTTGCTAAGCGGCTTAAGCCTTCTATTTTATCATCTTCTGCCACGCTAAAGCTGTCCGCAAAAGCCTGTCCTTGGGGATGCACATAGGCACTACCTGTGATAATCATCCCTACCCCTTCTGCACGACGCGCATAGTAGTCAATATCTGCCTGCGATACATAACCGCCAGGCTCACAACAACTGATGGTCATAGGGGCTAAAATCACACGATTGCGGGTCCGTAAACCATTCTTAAAGACAAATCGTTCTTGAATAGCTGTTTCCATTAAGATTCCTCCTTTCTATTTAAAATAGAGATGTGCCATTCAGATGAATGGCGATTGTCAAAACAAGTGACTGTTCCTTGGGGGAAATCAAGGTCCCAAAAGACAGCTTGTGGATCAATCAAACGCTGATAAATCAAGCGTAGAACGCCCAAATGAGCGACAATCGCAATGCTGTCCGTTCTATGACGATGAACCAAGTCATCTGTCACTTGCCAAACACGTTGTTGAAAGTGTGAAAACTTTTCCGCCTGAGAAGGCGTCACATCAAAGGGAGCCTTTAGCCAAGCCTGCCATTCTGTGGGAAATTTCGCTTCAATCTCATCTGCCATCAAGCCCTCCCATTTGCCAAAACCTTTTTCATTAAGTTCTGGAAGGCTCAGGCTGTTAGAGCCAAATACGATGTCAGCGGTTTCTTTTGCTCGTCGTAAGGAACTGGTATAAATCTGGCAAAGAGGAATTCCCTCCATAATAGCTCGCAGCTGCAGGGCTTGTTGCTTGCCTTTAGCATTGATGGAAACATCGCTGCTACCGTAAAAGCACCTTCGTTTATTGTAATCGGTTTCACCGTGTCGCATGAGAAAAATCTTCATAGCATGAGTCCTAGGAGTAATAAAATATGCGAAATTTCGACAAAGGCACCCAAGGTATCCCCCGTATGCCCATCGATTTCGCCATAGACAAATTGACGATAGAGCAGAGCGCCACCAAAGACCAAGGCATAGCCAAGGAGACCTTTTAGCCCAAAGCCAAATCCTAAAACAAGAATGGGCAGGATTTGAGCAAGAGCGATTTGCACAATCGTAACTCCTTCAAAGAATTGCCCAGAACCACCGGCTGCACGCGCATACTTCATTTGATAGAGCTGTAAAGCAAGACCGGCTTTCCCAATCATGGTGAGGCTTGCAACAATCAACCACTTGGGCTCAGGCAGATAGGAAAAAGAAATCACCATCAATCCATAATAGAGAATAAGGGCTAAAACGCCATTACTCCCAATGCGACTGTCTTTCATAATCTCAAGCATACGCTCTTTATTGCGAGAGGAGAACAAGCCATCTGCCATGTCTGCTAGACCGTCCAAGTGAAATCCTCCTGTCAGTAAAACGTCAAATAAAAGGGTCAAAACCCAAGCCACCATATCTGGTAAAACCAGCTGAACCAGATAGAAAAAGAGAGCAGAAAGCGAGCCAAGTAAAAGCCCAAACAAGCTAATAATCGGAATGCCCTTTCGCACATAAACCAAATCTACTTCCTTGTTGATGGCAATGCGGCTGAAAAATTGGGTATAGATAATCAGGGATTGAATCATTTTAATCGTTGTGAGAGTCCACAGATGACAAGATAGACCTCACTTGCCTCCTTTGCCAATGTTTGATTGATTGTACCAAGAACATCTCTGAAATAGCGTCCGAGCTTGGTTTCTGGTACAATCCCAAGCCCAATTTCATTGGTTACGACGTAGAGAGTCATGTCTTTCTTTGATACAACCTCTAAAATAGCTGCCCATTCCTCAGTTATTTTCTGTGTGACGAGAGCTTGCTCCTCTTTGGTGAGAAAATGCTCGTCATCCATCAGGATTTTTTCTGGGAAGTCGTGTTCAATCATGTCAAACAAGACATTGGTCGTGAGCATCGTAGCGCAGTCCAGCAGATAATAGTCATAATCCTGCTGAGCTAGCCATTCACCAATCTGAGCGTACTGCTCGTGGGTATCCCAAGCCTTGGGTCTGCGTTCTTGATGCAGACGCACCCGCTCCTGCCACTCGTCATCTCTATGCTTACTGATACCTGTGGCAATATAGCAGACCCTTTCCTTCTCCCAAATTCTCTCCTCGGTGAAGCGAGATTTGCCACTGCGTGCGCCACCTGTCACTAAAATGAGCTTACCCATAAATCTCTCCAAATACTTCTTCAAAGGCTGAAAGTGTCACTTCAATATCCTCCTTGGTATGAGCAGTGGACATGAAGTTTGACTCATATTGTGAAGGTGCTAGGTAGATTCCTTTAGCAAGCAAGGCTTTGTGTACTCGTGCAAAGAGCTCTTGATCACTGTTTTTGGAATCTTCAAAATTTCGGACTGGATGTGGGTTAAAGAAGAAGCCAAACATGGTGCCGCAATGAACGACTTGAAGCGGGACTTGATAGCGCTTAGCCAAATCTTTTAGACCATGGCAGAGCTGATCTACACGCTCCTCCATTTGTTTGAAAAGCTCAAGTGTCAAGCCTTTGACCGTTTCATAACCTGCTGTCATAGCGATTGGATTGCCCGATAAAGTCCCTGCTTGGTAAATAGCTCCAAGAGGTGCCACGGCATCCATATATTCTTTTTTCCCGCCAAATACGGCAACAGGAAATCCACCGCCAACGACTTTCCCAAGACAAAGCAAATCAGGCTCTACTTGATACAATCCCGTAGCCCCTGTATAACTCGCTCGAAATCCTGTCATGACCTCATCCATGATAAAGAGTGCTCCGTATTGCTGAGTCAAATCGCGAATGAGTTGGATAAAGTCTTTATCTGCTGGGATAAGCCCCATATTTCCTGCAACGCCTTCAATGATAACGCCTGCAATCTCCGCTCCTTGCTGCTCAAAACACTCTCGGAGGGCGTCTTTATCATTGTAGGGAAGTGTTAAGGTATCTTGTGCTGTTGCTGCTGGGACACCAGGAGAGTTGGGCAGACCAAACGTTGCTACACCAGAGCCTGCCTGCACTAAAAAGGCATCGCTATGACCGTGGTAGCAGCCGATGAATTTAACAATCTTATCTCGCTTGGTTACACCTCTAGCGACTCGAATGGCACTCATGGTTGCTTCTGTTCCAGAGCTGACCATCCGCAAACGTTCTAAGTAAGGCACTCGTTCTTGTAGAAGTTTTCCTAAGCGTGTCTCTAAAGGACTAGGAGCTCCGTAACTTGTCCCTTTTTCCACGGCTTCTTTGACCGCTTCAATGACCTCATCCTTGGCATGCCCCAAAATCATCGGTCCCCAAGACAAGACATAATCAATATAGCGGTTGCCATCGACATCGTAAAGATAAGCTCCCTTAGCCTTGTCAATAAAAATAGGACTTCCCCCCACTGCCTTAAAGGCACGAACAGGGCTATTGACTCCACCAGGGAAAATGCTTTGCGCCTCTTCAAAGGCCTGTTTTGATGCTTCAATACTCATACTAGACTCCTTTTTTTGATAGGTATAAAGCTAAATCCTTGGCAAAATAGGTAATGATGATGTCCGCTCCTGCACGTTTCATACCAAGCAGTGTTTCCAACATCACTCTTTCCTCATCAATCCAGCCATTTTGCCCTGCCGCCTTAATCATGGCATATTCGCCACTGACATTGTAGGCTACTAACGGCAGGTTGCTCTGATTTTTCACATCACGCAGAATATCTAAAAAAGCAAGAGCTGGTTTGACCATGAGAAAATCTGCCCCTTCTGCTTCGTCGCTTCTCGCTTCTCTGAGCGCTTCTAGACGATTTGCTGGATCCATCTGATAGGTTTTGCGATCTCCAAAGGCTGGAGCACTTTCTCCTGCATCTCGAAAAGGACCGTAAAAACTAGAGGCAAATTTAATCGCATAAGACATAATGGCAATGTCTTCAAAACCAGCTTTATCAAGTCCCTGACGAATGGCATAAACATAACCATCCATGGCATTAGACGGAGCAATAATATCCGCCCCTGCACGCGCTTGGCTAACAGCCACTTCCACCAAACGCTCCAAGGACGCATCGTTTAACACATGCTCTCCCTCTAAAATCCCACAGTGTCCATGGCTGGTAAATTCGCACAAACAAGTATCTGCCACAAGGAGCACTTCTGGGTAATGGTCTTTTATCAAGCGAATGGCTTGCTGGACAATGCCGTTTTCATCTGATGCTTGCGAGCCAATCTCATCTTTATGAGCAGGAATTCCAAAAATGATAAAGGCTTGAATCCCCAATTTTACACATTCCTCAACTTCTGATAGTAAATTTAGCAAGGAAAATTGGAAAACGCCTGGCATGGAAGCTACTTCTTGTTTTTCTTCCAAACCTTCCTTGACAAATAAGGGCTGAATCACATCATGGACAGAAAGCTGTGTTTCTCTCACCATGTCTCGCATAGCAGCTGTCCTTCTCAATCTCCGATGTCTAGTAAATGGTGTCATTTTTTCTTCTTTCCTATAATATATAATGCAGTAAGCTACTGCTAAAGCCCAAGTGCAAGACTTGGAATAAATACTTTAAAAAAAAAGGGGGGGGCTCTGATAAGTTACACTTAAAAATCTTGAATTTTTATTTTTCTAGTAAATTTTCATTTCCAATAGGTGATCTACATATACCAAAATTAATGTTCTCAATTTTAGAGATTTCGTTCTTTATAAAGGGGAGTGGTGATTTTTCAAATAGTTTATCAATTTGGCATTTTAAGAAATGATCGCACTGAGCACTTTCATTTGCTCGTAATGAATCAAACCAGTGTTTAACTTCATTTGGATATAGATTTCCTGCAATTGAAGATAAACTATTATATCCCAATCTGATTTTCTGTTCTAGGTCTTTTTCCCCACCAGCAAAATAATGAAGTGGTCTATCAATTACTTCGTTTAACTTTAAAACTTTTTTGGGATCCCCAGCTTCTTTCACTCCTACTACTAACTGATTACTAATTAAATCAATACATGACTTAATTGATAGATCAAAACCAGTTCTCAAAGGATTATTATAGATAATCGCTGGCTTGTTAGCTGCTTCAATGATTGCAGATGTGTAGGACAACGCTTCTTTTTGAGTTGGCAATACATAGGGAGAATAGCCAATCAAAATAGCTGATATTTGAGGTATCTTATTTATTTTCATAGCAAGCTCTCGCGCCTCAATTTGTCTAATACTAGATACACCAAATATTAATTGAAAATCAGAGTCAACTTTTAAAGATGGTAAGTAATCAATCAACTCAAGTTTTTCGTTTAAACTTAATGAATGCTGCTCACCTGTCGAACCACAAATTAACACAGATTTTATCCCAAGCTTGTTTAAATACTCAATATGGGCAAATGTTGCTTCAATATTCAAATCTTCATTTTTATGAAAAGCTGTAGGTACAGCGATATGATAGTCATTTAAGGGTGTCATTTTTTCTTCCTTTCTCATCAATAATCGTCTGAACCATCTTTTCAATCGATGGAGTTTCTGGCATGAGGTTCACGACAAACCCATCTCTTTCAACAGCTTCTTGCGTACTGGTTCCGATAACGGAAATCTCATGACCTCTTGGAAGTATCTTACAAATCTCATAAAAGCTCTGCCAAGCTGATGGGCTAGCAAACGTCCAAAGGATTTCTTTCTCTCCTAAAAATGCTTG
This window contains:
- a CDS encoding histidine phosphatase family protein → MKIFLMRHGETDYNKRRCFYGSSDVSINAKGKQQALQLRAIMEGIPLCQIYTSSLRRAKETADIVFGSNSLSLPELNEKGFGKWEGLMADEIEAKFPTEWQAWLKAPFDVTPSQAEKFSHFQQRVWQVTDDLVHRHRTDSIAIVAHLGVLRLIYQRLIDPQAVFWDLDFPQGTVTCFDNRHSSEWHISILNRKEES
- the cobS gene encoding adenosylcobinamide-GDP ribazoletransferase, encoding MIQSLIIYTQFFSRIAINKEVDLVYVRKGIPIISLFGLLLGSLSALFFYLVQLVLPDMVAWVLTLLFDVLLTGGFHLDGLADMADGLFSSRNKERMLEIMKDSRIGSNGVLALILYYGLMVISFSYLPEPKWLIVASLTMIGKAGLALQLYQMKYARAAGGSGQFFEGVTIVQIALAQILPILVLGFGFGLKGLLGYALVFGGALLYRQFVYGEIDGHTGDTLGAFVEISHILLLLGLML
- the cobU gene encoding bifunctional adenosylcobinamide kinase/adenosylcobinamide-phosphate guanylyltransferase; this encodes MGKLILVTGGARSGKSRFTEERIWEKERVCYIATGISKHRDDEWQERVRLHQERRPKAWDTHEQYAQIGEWLAQQDYDYYLLDCATMLTTNVLFDMIEHDFPEKILMDDEHFLTKEEQALVTQKITEEWAAILEVVSKKDMTLYVVTNEIGLGIVPETKLGRYFRDVLGTINQTLAKEASEVYLVICGLSQRLK
- a CDS encoding dihydrodipicolinate synthase family protein, which encodes MTPLNDYHIAVPTAFHKNEDLNIEATFAHIEYLNKLGIKSVLICGSTGEQHSLSLNEKLELIDYLPSLKVDSDFQLIFGVSSIRQIEARELAMKINKIPQISAILIGYSPYVLPTQKEALSYTSAIIEAANKPAIIYNNPLRTGFDLSIKSCIDLISNQLVVGVKEAGDPKKVLKLNEVIDRPLHYFAGGEKDLEQKIRLGYNSLSSIAGNLYPNEVKHWFDSLRANESAQCDHFLKCQIDKLFEKSPLPFIKNEISKIENINFGICRSPIGNENLLEK
- the hemB gene encoding porphobilinogen synthase; this encodes MTPFTRHRRLRRTAAMRDMVRETQLSVHDVIQPLFVKEGLEEKQEVASMPGVFQFSLLNLLSEVEECVKLGIQAFIIFGIPAHKDEIGSQASDENGIVQQAIRLIKDHYPEVLLVADTCLCEFTSHGHCGILEGEHVLNDASLERLVEVAVSQARAGADIIAPSNAMDGYVYAIRQGLDKAGFEDIAIMSYAIKFASSFYGPFRDAGESAPAFGDRKTYQMDPANRLEALREARSDEAEGADFLMVKPALAFLDILRDVKNQSNLPLVAYNVSGEYAMIKAAGQNGWIDEERVMLETLLGMKRAGADIIITYFAKDLALYLSKKGV
- the hemL gene encoding glutamate-1-semialdehyde 2,1-aminomutase; translation: MSIEASKQAFEEAQSIFPGGVNSPVRAFKAVGGSPIFIDKAKGAYLYDVDGNRYIDYVLSWGPMILGHAKDEVIEAVKEAVEKGTSYGAPSPLETRLGKLLQERVPYLERLRMVSSGTEATMSAIRVARGVTKRDKIVKFIGCYHGHSDAFLVQAGSGVATFGLPNSPGVPAATAQDTLTLPYNDKDALRECFEQQGAEIAGVIIEGVAGNMGLIPADKDFIQLIRDLTQQYGALFIMDEVMTGFRASYTGATGLYQVEPDLLCLGKVVGGGFPVAVFGGKKEYMDAVAPLGAIYQAGTLSGNPIAMTAGYETVKGLTLELFKQMEERVDQLCHGLKDLAKRYQVPLQVVHCGTMFGFFFNPHPVRNFEDSKNSDQELFARVHKALLAKGIYLAPSQYESNFMSTAHTKEDIEVTLSAFEEVFGEIYG
- a CDS encoding NADH-dependent flavin oxidoreductase, translating into METAIQERFVFKNGLRTRNRVILAPMTISCCEPGGYVSQADIDYYARRAEGVGMIITGSAYVHPQGQAFADSFSVAEDDKIEGLSRLATAIQAKGSLAVLQLYHGGRMVLPDVIEQQPVAPSAVKALHGYVDTPRALSYEEVDQVMNDFLAAIGRAIKAGFDGVELHGANTYLIQQFLSPHSNRRRDKWGGTLNNRMRFAKTLLKKAKALVKEKANRLFLIGYRFSPEEIEEPGIQLYDTLQLLEQLIRLDVDYLHMSVNQVFQSSIRNPKEGEPIVHQILKKIDQRVPLIGVGGIQTGKDANQVLAAGIPLFALGKALLLDPDWTQKVVEQREEDIIVRYTDDLQDHLQLPSSFVEELRDYLEDNY